In Acidimicrobiales bacterium, the genomic window CAACGTGAGGGTGGCTCCGACCTCTTCGTGCACTACACCGCCATCCAGGGCTCGGGCTACCGCTCCCTCGAGGAGGGCCAGGCCGTCGAGTTCGAGGTGACCCAGGGCCCCAAGGGCGACCAGGCCCAGAACGTGACGATGATATAGGGACCCCGTCCATGGCCCCCGAGCTGGACGACCGGCTCCGGTCCGAGCTCACTGCGAACCTCGAGCGCCACGAACG contains:
- a CDS encoding cold shock domain-containing protein, coding for MATGTVKWFNAEKGYGFIQREGGSDLFVHYTAIQGSGYRSLEEGQAVEFEVTQGPKGDQAQNVTMI